The proteins below come from a single Hyphomicrobium denitrificans ATCC 51888 genomic window:
- a CDS encoding response regulator transcription factor, protein MNLLVVESHPIVVLGYRSILEENPALTLYDARTIVEARPMIAKLRPDVIIINAQLPDGSGFEFIRRLTTQRSKLRSLIFSMRDDPYLVMRAIDCGAKGFFSKRSSSDEIRSAVDAVGNGKTWIGEELIQQIAFTRIAQQKFHSRFTRREKNVLNLLLNGCSSTQIATELNISSTLVSVDCAAMRKKLNARTTAEMLAIAVRSDLNL, encoded by the coding sequence ATGAATCTTCTGGTCGTCGAGAGCCATCCCATTGTCGTGCTGGGATACCGAAGCATACTTGAGGAAAATCCCGCCTTGACGCTCTACGATGCGCGTACGATCGTCGAAGCGCGCCCTATGATCGCAAAGCTCCGCCCAGACGTCATCATCATCAACGCTCAGCTTCCAGACGGCTCTGGATTTGAGTTCATTCGCAGGTTGACGACGCAGAGGTCCAAACTCAGATCGCTCATCTTTTCGATGCGTGACGATCCCTACTTGGTGATGCGAGCAATCGACTGCGGCGCAAAGGGCTTCTTCAGCAAACGCAGCTCCAGCGATGAAATTCGCTCAGCGGTCGACGCTGTCGGCAACGGAAAGACATGGATCGGCGAAGAACTGATCCAGCAGATCGCATTTACCAGAATAGCCCAGCAGAAATTTCATTCTCGCTTCACGCGCCGCGAGAAGAACGTCCTCAATCTTCTTCTCAACGGATGCAGTTCCACGCAGATCGCGACAGAGCTGAACATTTCCTCGACGTTGGTTTCCGTGGATTGCGCCGCCATGAGGAAAAAGCTTAACGCGCGAACGACCGCGGAGATGCTGGCTATCGCTGTTCGCTCTGATCTCAATCTATGA
- a CDS encoding substrate-binding domain-containing protein: MSATAQIGVTTLIGAERAETIFSRFKAKHPDVALEYREGAVEELHSMFKHRQADLIIVPHDADFELDPDILRLPLMLEQLFFIPRFSERSRWEAMECVTVSDIAAEAFALLPDNCGLTRTTRHLFHSQGHAINAYEHRATGYQSMLDFVDASLCSVTLPESKIRDYTGTVIPIVDNGRPVAIEYVVFGQASNLPRKKFTELWDCLLESKLTVTRPSPCSTTPAFSGIKSATN, encoded by the coding sequence ATGAGCGCGACAGCACAGATAGGAGTGACAACACTCATCGGCGCCGAGCGTGCAGAAACGATATTCTCTCGCTTTAAAGCGAAGCATCCGGACGTGGCTCTAGAGTATCGCGAGGGGGCCGTGGAGGAGCTTCATAGCATGTTCAAGCATCGGCAAGCGGATCTTATCATTGTACCGCACGATGCTGATTTTGAACTCGATCCCGACATCCTCCGCCTGCCGCTCATGCTCGAGCAATTGTTCTTTATTCCCCGCTTTTCCGAACGCAGCCGATGGGAAGCCATGGAATGCGTGACGGTCAGCGATATCGCTGCCGAAGCCTTCGCATTGCTGCCCGATAATTGTGGCCTGACCCGCACGACGCGCCATCTTTTCCACTCCCAGGGCCATGCCATCAACGCCTATGAGCACCGCGCCACAGGCTATCAATCAATGCTCGATTTTGTCGACGCGTCTCTTTGCTCCGTGACACTGCCTGAATCCAAAATAAGGGACTACACCGGAACCGTGATCCCGATTGTCGACAACGGCCGCCCCGTTGCGATCGAATACGTTGTCTTTGGACAAGCATCGAATCTTCCACGCAAGAAATTCACGGAACTGTGGGACTGCCTGCTCGAAAGCAAACTAACCGTCACACGGCCGTCGCCCTGCAGCACCACACCTGCCTTTTCCGGAATAAAGTCTGCGACGAACTAG
- a CDS encoding response regulator transcription factor has protein sequence MAASSGSKIHPQKAQRSALRSPTGETRTMQTEHPKKPAHTVFIVDDDPAVRDAIRWLMEQVKLKTQVYSSADEFLASYVPGVRGCLILDIRMPGMSGLELQEKLNAAGALIPIIIVTGHGDVSIAVRAMKAGAVEFLQKPFTDQLLLDTVQSALTKYSAIWDQEARREKSNKSLASLTSREREVLGLMRAGKPNKVIASILNISVRTVEGHRATIMSKTGSRSLGELFEMLHSHS, from the coding sequence ATGGCGGCAAGCTCTGGCTCGAAAATTCATCCGCAAAAGGCTCAACGTTCTGCCTTACGATCCCCAACTGGAGAAACTCGGACAATGCAAACCGAGCATCCTAAAAAACCGGCACACACCGTATTCATCGTCGACGATGACCCGGCCGTCCGCGACGCCATTCGTTGGCTCATGGAACAGGTTAAGCTAAAGACGCAGGTCTATTCGTCTGCAGACGAATTTCTCGCGAGCTACGTTCCGGGAGTTCGAGGGTGCTTAATTCTCGATATCCGCATGCCCGGCATGAGCGGCTTGGAACTGCAAGAAAAGCTCAACGCCGCCGGCGCGCTCATTCCTATCATTATCGTCACCGGCCACGGCGACGTTTCCATCGCAGTCCGCGCAATGAAAGCCGGTGCCGTGGAGTTTCTTCAGAAGCCGTTCACCGATCAGCTGCTGCTGGATACGGTCCAATCGGCACTCACGAAATACAGCGCGATCTGGGATCAGGAGGCCCGCCGCGAAAAGTCCAATAAAAGCCTCGCGTCCTTGACCAGCCGCGAACGCGAAGTTTTGGGATTGATGCGAGCGGGAAAGCCGAACAAAGTCATCGCTTCCATACTCAATATATCTGTCCGAACGGTGGAAGGCCACCGCGCAACGATCATGAGCAAGACGGGATCGCGATCACTCGGAGAATTATTCGAGATGCTGCACTCTCATTCATAG
- a CDS encoding PAS domain S-box protein — protein sequence MSFNNLGSDVNIRRLGIGSRSDVCNLLFVSVARDLAFNLSNNLSKLHRIEFISDDNQLVAKVQARPETVDVVLIGAELNNPLGWAQRIHTMDKHLPIVILGSAAKCGQLRRDLMFSPFVGHEIVVWPTTDIDGLTDVLVDAAQRRQQRQLYQEAVIANAHAQIEVLPLLQPETAEYIEGLFDHEPIGVLATDPDGTTITINRQARHILQLPEDSALGTPLPKLFPKEERARVSKLLAAANQANGRLPPELFEFPIEGGRSCFIEVTASAFSHPRGRRGAMFVLQEVTLRIQAEKQRTEAVVELRLIATALAALHDINAGNDNLSEKIRHSLHLGCEQFGLPIGLVSRVEGNSFNIVESVSDKPRFAAGRVLKLNRTYCATAIDSSEPIAFGHAGSTPWREHSSYKDSRLESYIGVRIIVGNTLFGTLCFMGEEPRRIPFSAAEREIVKLIARWIAGELLRERSEAHMRKLSSAIEQAADAVIITDPAGKIEYVNPSFEALTGYAREEVTGNKAHFLQCDEEVQEELWTAIQNGNIYRFLLSNKTKNGRLYHEQMTVSPLKDNKGTTAHLIATGQDVTALIEAKEQDRKRQAELAHAGRLSTLGGMVSGLAHELNQPLCAIMTYAQTCVRKMQAGDARLEDLQHGLDQIVRQAQRADEIFMRIRNFSKKSQIRRQRASIQEIIETTLGFIKSEIAHNQIKLRVKFLKEKRLVFADSIQIQQVLLNLVRNSVDALSTVTRKKKEISITVTSEGSHFTKIVIADTGCGCPPQELQRLFDPFFTTKEAGLGVGLSISQGIIEDHGGKLWLENSSAKGSTFCLTIPNWRNSDNANRAS from the coding sequence ATGTCCTTCAATAATCTCGGCTCAGACGTCAATATTCGCCGGCTAGGAATTGGCTCCCGCAGCGACGTGTGCAATCTGCTGTTTGTTAGCGTTGCCCGCGACCTCGCCTTCAATCTCTCGAACAACCTTTCCAAACTCCATCGCATCGAATTCATCTCGGATGATAATCAGCTCGTCGCCAAAGTTCAGGCGCGACCCGAGACGGTTGATGTCGTGCTCATCGGCGCAGAGCTCAATAACCCGCTCGGCTGGGCGCAGCGTATCCATACCATGGATAAGCATTTGCCGATCGTGATCCTGGGCTCGGCGGCGAAATGCGGGCAACTTCGCCGCGATCTGATGTTCAGCCCTTTCGTCGGTCATGAAATCGTCGTCTGGCCGACAACCGATATCGATGGCCTCACGGACGTTCTGGTCGACGCCGCGCAACGGCGGCAACAGCGGCAGCTCTATCAGGAAGCCGTCATTGCCAACGCGCACGCCCAGATCGAGGTTTTGCCGCTACTGCAGCCCGAAACGGCCGAATACATCGAGGGCCTTTTCGATCACGAACCGATCGGCGTTCTCGCCACCGATCCGGACGGCACGACCATCACCATCAATCGTCAGGCGCGGCACATTCTGCAATTGCCCGAGGACAGCGCGCTCGGGACACCACTCCCCAAACTCTTTCCAAAAGAGGAACGCGCGCGCGTTTCCAAACTGCTGGCTGCCGCAAACCAAGCGAACGGCAGGTTGCCTCCCGAACTGTTCGAGTTCCCGATCGAAGGCGGCAGGTCATGCTTCATCGAAGTAACGGCGTCGGCTTTTTCTCATCCTCGAGGCCGGCGCGGCGCGATGTTTGTTTTGCAGGAGGTAACCCTCCGCATACAGGCTGAAAAGCAGCGCACCGAAGCCGTCGTCGAACTGCGTCTGATCGCGACCGCACTCGCCGCGCTTCACGATATCAATGCCGGTAACGACAATCTTTCCGAGAAAATACGACACTCGCTTCACCTCGGATGCGAACAATTCGGACTCCCGATCGGCTTGGTCTCACGCGTCGAGGGCAACAGCTTCAACATTGTCGAATCCGTTTCCGACAAACCAAGATTTGCCGCCGGCCGCGTCCTTAAACTCAACCGCACATACTGCGCGACCGCAATCGACTCGAGCGAACCCATAGCCTTCGGCCATGCTGGATCCACGCCCTGGCGAGAGCACTCGTCGTACAAAGACTCGCGCCTGGAATCCTACATCGGCGTTCGAATTATCGTCGGAAACACGCTGTTCGGCACCCTGTGCTTCATGGGCGAGGAACCTCGCCGCATCCCCTTCTCCGCCGCTGAGCGCGAAATCGTGAAATTGATCGCGCGATGGATTGCTGGCGAGTTGCTTCGCGAACGCTCGGAAGCTCATATGCGCAAGCTATCGAGCGCAATAGAGCAGGCTGCCGACGCTGTCATCATCACCGATCCCGCCGGCAAGATCGAATACGTAAACCCCTCTTTCGAAGCGCTGACGGGTTACGCGCGCGAGGAAGTAACGGGCAATAAAGCCCACTTTTTACAGTGCGATGAGGAAGTCCAGGAAGAGTTATGGACAGCCATCCAGAACGGCAACATCTACCGGTTTCTGCTCAGCAATAAAACCAAGAATGGCCGACTCTATCATGAGCAGATGACCGTCAGCCCGCTGAAAGACAACAAAGGAACGACGGCTCATCTCATCGCCACGGGACAGGACGTCACCGCGCTGATCGAAGCAAAAGAGCAGGACCGCAAACGCCAGGCGGAACTCGCGCACGCCGGTCGCCTCAGCACGCTCGGCGGCATGGTGTCCGGGCTTGCTCACGAACTCAACCAGCCGCTTTGCGCGATCATGACGTATGCGCAGACCTGCGTGCGCAAGATGCAGGCCGGCGACGCGCGTCTCGAGGATCTCCAGCACGGGCTCGACCAAATCGTCCGCCAAGCTCAGCGTGCCGACGAAATATTCATGCGCATCCGAAACTTTTCAAAGAAAAGTCAGATCCGCCGTCAGCGCGCCAGCATCCAGGAAATCATTGAGACGACGCTCGGCTTCATAAAATCCGAGATTGCTCACAACCAGATCAAGCTGCGGGTAAAATTTCTGAAGGAGAAGCGCCTGGTTTTCGCTGACAGCATTCAAATCCAGCAGGTTCTGCTGAATCTGGTGCGCAACAGCGTCGATGCACTCTCGACAGTGACCCGCAAGAAGAAAGAAATTTCGATCACCGTTACGTCGGAAGGATCGCACTTTACAAAAATTGTAATCGCCGACACCGGATGCGGTTGCCCCCCGCAAGAGCTGCAGCGCCTTTTTGATCCTTTTTTCACGACGAAAGAAGCGGGCCTAGGCGTCGGTTTGAGCATCAGCCAGGGCATTATAGAAGATCATGGCGGCAAGCTCTGGCTCGAAAATTCATCCGCAAAAGGCTCAACGTTCTGCCTTACGATCCCCAACTGGAGAAACTCGGACAATGCAAACCGAGCATCCTAA
- a CDS encoding acyl-CoA dehydrogenase family protein: MNPWQGGGSAFLKKAEEIAKDVLAAEAPRIDRDATWPEKGLRTLLSEGFGGLVVPRQYGGKGQGLLMLARVCEILSKECPSTGICFGMHCVATSVMSVNATDAQRENFLNPICEGKHITSLSLSELGTGIHFYLPQTSLTAVSPDCYSLTGSKVFVTNGAHADSYVVSAVAGDRGAPAGQFSCVVIPNNSEGLTWGKPWDGIGMRGNSSRTMTLQDVRIPRANLLGREGDQIWYIFNVITPFFLVAMAATYLGVSDSALNEARMHVMRRQHVHTGGLSGAPVIQHRFGKLWGMLDRTRRLVYGAAASFDNGDPDALISIMASKAEVADSAVEIVNESMTLTGGRGYSEGSKLSRHLRDVRAVHLMSPTTDLLRTWIGRSLLGVPLLAD; encoded by the coding sequence ATGAATCCCTGGCAAGGCGGCGGTTCAGCATTTCTGAAGAAGGCTGAAGAGATTGCGAAAGATGTTCTTGCAGCCGAAGCGCCAAGAATAGATCGCGATGCGACTTGGCCTGAGAAAGGCTTGAGGACGCTGCTCTCCGAAGGCTTTGGTGGCCTTGTCGTTCCAAGGCAATACGGCGGCAAGGGTCAGGGCTTGCTGATGCTCGCCCGCGTCTGCGAAATTCTAAGCAAGGAATGTCCATCAACCGGCATCTGCTTCGGGATGCATTGCGTTGCGACCTCCGTCATGTCCGTCAATGCGACGGACGCTCAGCGCGAAAACTTTCTCAACCCTATTTGCGAGGGCAAACACATTACCTCCCTCTCGTTGAGCGAGTTGGGAACGGGTATCCACTTCTACCTTCCGCAGACGAGTTTGACTGCCGTTTCGCCGGATTGCTATTCGCTGACCGGCTCAAAGGTCTTCGTGACCAATGGCGCTCACGCCGACTCCTATGTCGTCTCCGCAGTCGCAGGCGATCGTGGAGCCCCCGCCGGCCAATTCTCGTGCGTCGTCATCCCGAATAATTCCGAGGGACTGACCTGGGGCAAGCCTTGGGACGGCATCGGCATGCGTGGCAACTCTTCACGCACCATGACCCTGCAAGACGTCCGCATCCCGCGCGCCAATCTTCTCGGACGCGAAGGCGATCAGATCTGGTACATCTTCAACGTCATCACACCGTTCTTCCTTGTCGCCATGGCCGCCACGTATCTCGGGGTGTCCGACAGCGCCCTCAATGAAGCACGGATGCATGTCATGCGACGCCAGCATGTGCATACCGGTGGGCTTTCCGGCGCGCCGGTCATACAGCATCGTTTCGGCAAGCTGTGGGGAATGCTCGATCGCACTCGCCGCCTTGTCTACGGCGCCGCGGCAAGCTTCGACAACGGCGACCCGGATGCGCTCATCTCGATCATGGCCAGCAAAGCTGAAGTAGCGGATAGCGCCGTCGAGATCGTCAATGAGTCCATGACGCTCACCGGCGGCCGCGGCTATTCCGAAGGATCAAAACTGTCGCGACACCTGCGCGACGTGCGAGCCGTCCATTTGATGTCACCGACGACAGATCTCCTTCGAACCTGGATTGGAAGATCGCTCCTCGGCGTTCCACTCCTCGCGGACTAA
- a CDS encoding FMN-dependent NADH-azoreductase, whose amino-acid sequence MTRVLYIQASPRGARSASAQVAQAYIDALKKKGDVNVDLLDVWKDDLPAFDGPALEAKYAGLSGQSLDEAQKAAWVAISSLGARFRDADEIVLSVPMWNFGVPYKLKQLIDLVTQKDVTFTFDENGFGGMLKKQNAVVVCARGLEYVEGTPVSEENLDYQKAYLISWLSFLGVGEIKTITVEKTLMGADASSAALASGIAEATAMAT is encoded by the coding sequence ATGACCCGAGTTCTTTACATTCAAGCTTCACCCAGGGGCGCGCGCTCCGCCTCCGCGCAAGTCGCGCAGGCCTACATCGATGCATTGAAGAAGAAAGGCGATGTGAACGTCGATCTACTCGACGTCTGGAAAGACGATTTGCCGGCCTTCGACGGCCCTGCGTTGGAAGCGAAATATGCTGGGCTTTCCGGCCAATCTCTCGACGAGGCTCAGAAGGCGGCGTGGGTCGCGATAAGTTCTCTTGGCGCCAGATTCCGCGACGCCGACGAGATCGTTCTGTCGGTTCCGATGTGGAATTTCGGCGTTCCTTATAAGCTGAAGCAGCTTATCGACCTGGTCACGCAAAAAGACGTCACCTTCACCTTCGACGAGAACGGCTTCGGCGGAATGCTGAAGAAGCAAAACGCCGTCGTCGTATGCGCGCGAGGCCTCGAATATGTCGAGGGAACGCCGGTCTCGGAAGAAAATCTCGACTACCAGAAAGCCTACCTGATTTCCTGGCTCTCCTTCCTCGGCGTCGGCGAAATCAAAACCATCACGGTCGAGAAGACACTGATGGGCGCTGACGCAAGCTCGGCCGCATTGGCATCGGGCATCGCGGAAGCGACGGCTATGGCTACCTGA
- a CDS encoding peroxiredoxin: MTIMLGQTAPDFTQESSRGKIEFHKWLGDSWGILFSHPKDYTPVCTTELAQAARLMPEWEKRNVKVIGLSVDSGENHAGWEKDIEETQGQCLNFPVLADEDKTVSHLYNMVHPECDPTITVRTVFVIDPNKKIRLTMTYPPSAGRNFQEILRVVDSLQTSDKFHVATPVNWEKGQPAIIPPSISNEKAKTMFPQGWKELKPYLRIVDLPEG; the protein is encoded by the coding sequence ATGACGATCATGCTCGGCCAGACAGCGCCGGACTTCACGCAGGAAAGCAGCAGGGGCAAAATCGAGTTCCACAAGTGGCTGGGGGATTCCTGGGGCATCTTGTTCAGTCATCCCAAAGACTACACGCCGGTCTGCACGACAGAACTCGCGCAAGCTGCGCGGTTAATGCCGGAGTGGGAAAAGCGCAACGTAAAGGTTATCGGACTCTCGGTGGATAGCGGCGAAAATCATGCCGGCTGGGAAAAAGATATCGAAGAAACGCAGGGCCAATGTTTGAATTTCCCGGTTCTTGCCGACGAAGATAAGACGGTGAGCCACCTCTACAATATGGTTCATCCGGAGTGCGATCCGACGATCACGGTTCGCACGGTTTTCGTCATCGATCCGAACAAGAAAATCCGTTTGACGATGACGTATCCGCCGAGCGCCGGCCGGAACTTCCAGGAAATCCTGCGCGTCGTCGACAGCTTGCAGACGTCGGACAAGTTCCACGTCGCGACCCCGGTGAACTGGGAAAAAGGACAGCCGGCGATCATTCCGCCGAGCATCTCCAACGAGAAGGCGAAAACGATGTTTCCGCAGGGCTGGAAAGAGCTCAAGCCCTATCTCCGCATCGTCGATCTTCCGGAAGGCTGA
- a CDS encoding fatty acid desaturase, producing the protein MRKLIFGHLVYLYTPIGVLACTIGLLLGGYWAWLGLAIFGMNILLDTLTSGLHLRGAAANDDGSPSGVPAVLNSMMYLQLLNFIGLQLALAWRVYQYAAGVPIEMMTWNGIEYTNGIDGLTLIAATIGAGMHQGLGIIFGHELAHTKGFGFLVSRWMMALSGTAHFCFAHVYNHHLELGRAWLGPENNKMGDDTDPATAPRGRSIYTHFLVSHVGQSYFGIMTEGKRLKRMGKSFLSFSNRWIRGYLMSLPTVALFSYAGYAATGDLHGVMIGLGIMLIVWIISNFELEALNYMEHYGLIRVKGEPIEYRHSWDNDTLFTGWAFIEIGRQADHHDRGETHFWELTGVGGPPTGAPNARIGYYTEFMIALIPPLWHYIMRRKLAIWDRDFASPEERKIAAKINKAVGYDLDPNKVDGKYLEVTYA; encoded by the coding sequence ATGAGAAAGCTGATATTCGGCCATCTTGTCTATCTTTACACGCCTATAGGTGTGTTGGCGTGCACGATAGGCCTTTTGCTAGGCGGATACTGGGCATGGCTGGGTCTTGCGATCTTCGGCATGAACATCCTGCTCGATACGCTGACGTCGGGTCTGCATCTGCGCGGCGCCGCTGCCAATGACGACGGTTCGCCGAGCGGCGTGCCGGCGGTGCTCAACTCCATGATGTACCTTCAGCTGTTGAATTTCATCGGCTTGCAGCTGGCTCTTGCCTGGCGCGTCTATCAGTACGCGGCTGGCGTGCCGATCGAGATGATGACCTGGAACGGTATCGAATATACCAATGGCATCGACGGTCTGACGCTCATCGCCGCCACGATCGGCGCGGGCATGCATCAGGGTCTTGGCATTATTTTCGGCCACGAGCTTGCTCATACCAAGGGCTTCGGCTTCCTCGTCTCGCGTTGGATGATGGCGCTTTCGGGAACGGCGCACTTCTGCTTCGCTCACGTTTACAATCACCATCTCGAGCTCGGCCGTGCTTGGCTTGGCCCGGAGAATAACAAGATGGGCGATGACACGGATCCGGCGACGGCTCCGCGCGGACGCTCGATCTACACGCACTTCCTCGTCTCGCACGTCGGTCAGTCCTATTTCGGCATCATGACCGAGGGCAAGCGCCTGAAGCGTATGGGCAAGTCGTTCCTGTCGTTCTCCAACCGCTGGATTCGCGGCTATCTGATGAGCCTGCCGACAGTCGCGCTGTTCAGTTACGCTGGTTACGCCGCGACCGGCGATCTCCACGGCGTCATGATCGGCCTCGGCATCATGCTCATCGTGTGGATCATCTCGAACTTCGAGCTCGAAGCGCTGAACTACATGGAGCACTACGGTCTGATCCGCGTGAAGGGCGAGCCGATCGAGTATCGCCATTCGTGGGATAACGACACGCTCTTCACGGGCTGGGCGTTCATCGAAATCGGCCGCCAGGCGGACCACCACGATCGCGGTGAGACGCACTTCTGGGAGCTGACTGGCGTTGGCGGACCTCCGACCGGCGCTCCGAACGCGCGCATCGGCTACTACACGGAGTTCATGATCGCGCTCATTCCTCCGCTTTGGCACTACATCATGCGTCGCAAGCTTGCCATCTGGGATCGCGATTTCGCGTCGCCCGAGGAGCGCAAGATTGCCGCGAAGATCAACAAAGCGGTTGGCTATGACCTCGATCCGAACAAGGTCGATGGCAAGTACCTCGAAGTCACCTACGCCTAA
- a CDS encoding group I truncated hemoglobin, translating into MGSEAAVATSNDAGANASLYDRLGRRSGIEGIVEVIWSNHTSNPTIKQRYVNSDPVKVKRLVTEMCCAGFGGPETYSGQEMKAAHKGMNINAEEFVAACDDVLDALEKCNVGKRERDEILAILYSLKSDVVHL; encoded by the coding sequence ATGGGCAGTGAAGCAGCCGTCGCAACCAGCAACGATGCCGGCGCCAATGCGTCTCTCTATGACCGTCTCGGCCGCCGTTCCGGGATTGAAGGCATCGTCGAGGTTATCTGGAGCAATCATACATCGAACCCGACCATCAAGCAGCGCTACGTCAATAGTGATCCGGTCAAGGTGAAGCGGTTGGTGACAGAAATGTGCTGCGCCGGGTTTGGCGGGCCGGAGACCTACAGCGGCCAGGAAATGAAAGCCGCGCACAAGGGCATGAACATCAACGCGGAAGAGTTCGTCGCTGCATGCGATGACGTGCTTGACGCGCTTGAGAAGTGCAATGTCGGAAAACGAGAGAGAGATGAAATTCTGGCGATCCTCTACTCGCTGAAATCGGACGTTGTCCATCTCTGA
- a CDS encoding 2Fe-2S iron-sulfur cluster-binding protein, whose protein sequence is MFGFFKKNKGPFSATIQPSGQVITVKSGSSENLLKAALEAGIKWPYSCRVGSCGTCKCRLASGQIKPLADFSYVLSGEDLDAGYILACQTMLKSDIEVELETLDGSDGVDLAKSRKLNGKIARLSPLTHDILEVQIELEGEFKDYLAGQYADVLLPGVVERARSYSFSKAPNNESPNQVSFFVRRVKNGALTEWLHAADRVGEKIVLDGPHGAFYLRQSSGPILLIAGGSGLAPIRALLQQIENEGRSIDITLIFGARTQKDLYCLDDIEKFASKAKGKFQFVPVLSVETNESGWNGAVGNCPDAIKLDMLEPQSSQAYLCGPPVMIDAAVDRLKAMGLKESQIFFDKFLDSSSMPAGRA, encoded by the coding sequence ATGTTCGGCTTCTTCAAGAAAAATAAAGGACCGTTTTCTGCAACGATCCAACCCTCCGGACAGGTCATAACTGTCAAAAGTGGATCTTCGGAAAATCTTCTAAAGGCAGCTCTCGAGGCAGGAATCAAGTGGCCCTACAGCTGCCGCGTCGGCAGCTGCGGCACATGCAAATGCCGTCTGGCGAGTGGTCAGATCAAGCCACTCGCCGACTTCAGCTACGTTCTTTCGGGCGAAGATCTGGATGCGGGTTATATCCTCGCCTGCCAGACGATGTTGAAGAGCGACATTGAGGTCGAACTCGAAACGCTCGACGGTTCCGATGGCGTTGATCTCGCCAAAAGCCGCAAGCTTAACGGAAAAATTGCGCGTCTCAGTCCGTTGACGCACGATATTCTCGAAGTGCAAATTGAGCTCGAGGGCGAATTCAAGGACTACCTCGCGGGACAGTACGCGGACGTTCTGCTGCCAGGCGTCGTTGAGCGCGCGCGTTCGTATTCATTCTCGAAGGCTCCGAATAACGAGAGCCCCAACCAGGTCAGTTTCTTCGTCCGGCGCGTCAAGAACGGCGCGTTGACGGAATGGCTGCACGCAGCCGACCGGGTCGGCGAGAAGATTGTTCTCGATGGACCGCACGGCGCGTTCTACCTGCGCCAATCGTCAGGCCCCATCTTGCTCATCGCAGGCGGAAGCGGACTTGCTCCCATTCGCGCGCTTCTTCAGCAAATCGAAAACGAGGGGCGTTCGATCGATATCACGTTGATCTTCGGTGCGCGGACGCAGAAAGATCTCTATTGCCTCGACGACATTGAAAAGTTTGCATCGAAGGCCAAAGGCAAGTTCCAGTTCGTCCCGGTATTATCGGTCGAGACGAACGAGAGCGGATGGAACGGCGCGGTCGGCAATTGTCCGGACGCCATCAAGCTGGACATGCTCGAGCCGCAGAGCAGTCAAGCCTATCTTTGTGGTCCGCCTGTGATGATCGACGCTGCCGTCGATCGCCTGAAAGCGATGGGGCTCAAGGAATCGCAGATCTTTTTCGATAAGTTCCTCGATTCCTCCTCCATGCCGGCCGGACGAGCCTGA
- the irrA gene encoding iron response transcriptional regulator IrrA: protein MDVSRKLQDAGMRITRQRVELAQLLFGNGDRHFTADALYDEAMGYKIPVSLATVYNTLQQFVSAGLIRKLGIEGQRSWYDTNISEHHHLFFEDENYIDDIDDASISIGKLPAVPEGMVISRVEIVVRLKRQGT, encoded by the coding sequence ATGGACGTCAGCCGCAAGCTTCAAGACGCCGGGATGCGGATCACGAGGCAGCGTGTCGAGCTGGCCCAGCTTCTGTTCGGCAATGGTGATCGGCACTTCACCGCCGATGCGTTGTACGATGAAGCGATGGGGTACAAGATTCCGGTTTCGCTTGCGACCGTCTATAATACGCTACAGCAGTTCGTTTCTGCAGGATTGATCCGAAAGCTCGGCATTGAAGGCCAGAGATCTTGGTATGACACCAACATTTCAGAGCACCATCATCTCTTTTTCGAAGACGAAAACTATATCGATGATATCGACGACGCTTCAATCTCGATCGGCAAGCTGCCTGCGGTTCCGGAAGGGATGGTGATTTCCCGCGTGGAGATCGTTGTTCGCCTGAAACGGCAAGGAACATGA
- a CDS encoding DUF1488 family protein: MLRKLLNRPARCKGADDPAQPLLPTTEAAEIDGLAVRWIMTDGKKNIVCWARAAALEKLEANPDLEKASYLEAFQRHRQKFEAAAATIHKRGLLDGNAIVVRKENV, translated from the coding sequence ATGCTACGAAAACTTCTCAACCGCCCGGCTCGATGCAAGGGTGCAGACGATCCAGCGCAACCTCTCCTGCCAACGACTGAGGCTGCCGAAATCGACGGCTTGGCCGTGCGCTGGATCATGACCGACGGCAAAAAAAATATCGTGTGTTGGGCGCGGGCCGCGGCGCTCGAAAAACTTGAGGCTAACCCGGACCTCGAAAAGGCTTCGTATCTGGAAGCCTTCCAACGGCATCGGCAAAAATTCGAAGCCGCTGCTGCCACGATCCATAAGCGCGGATTGCTCGATGGCAACGCAATTGTCGTACGGAAGGAAAACGTCTAG